The genomic DNA ATGCATCAGATATGATAACAGACATCGATACTTAAAGAAAAATGAAGTCAGAGCAACATTGCCTCATGGTAAAATCGACAATCACACTGAGACAAATATATAACGTCTAAATATTTGACataaaggatgagcaaattttatAAACAGCTCTGGCGTACCTCAAGAGAATCAAGATTTTCTGGAATGTTCATAGTTATATCAGCTAGAACAACTGAAGAAGCTGTAGTAAATAATCTCTCCATTCGCAATTCAATGTTATCTGGCCAATAATGGTGAAGTCAGAACAAATATTATTAGGACTGAGCAACAGCAGCTTACAACACTACCTAGTACTGTATTAGTTTAGCATTGAGTTTCCCCATGTTTCCTTCCTATGTTACTCAAGCTTAAATGTAAGTGTCAGATTTGGGTATGCACTGGGTATACTCAAGTTTTTAAAAGTATTTCCATGTATTTGGAGGGTTTTATTCTTGTGACCATGTCAGAAAATATGTCATATCAAACACCTGTTTCAATAAAAATGATGAGTAGGGAAACATGGTTTCATGCTACTTTACTACAAATTAGATCATAGCAGCTTATTCAAAAACAATGAATAATAGTATTTTGATTCTGATAAAAATAGAGCACAAAGTCATTCTTGAGGATGGTatcattgaaaaagaaaaaataagtaCAAATATAAAAGATCtaaaaagaaaagggaagaaTTAGAAGAAAcctaacctgcattgtaagtgcaATCATAATGGCCTCTCCCAATTTGAGCCAGCATTTGCAAGAAGTAATGGTTACAGTACAAACCTAGAAAAGTTTAAACACAAAAATAAGTAGCAATGACGCAAGACTGAAACAGACAAACAAATGTTGCTCAGATGTGTCGATAGATTGTGTTGGTCGATGAACATGAAAGAATTAGTGAAGATCATCAGCTGGTATTGACATCAAAAGTTCAGATTTTAGGTTTACCAATTGACCTTAGCCCAATGGCTGACAAAGGGATAAAAGAGGGTGTCACTTGGTGTAGACTAAACAAGCAAAATGCAACTACTGAGCAATATTACTCAGACTCAACTGTGGGCGCTAGATAGGGTTATCATATTCAATTCTTTTTTCAAGTTTTTTCCTTGTATTTGTAAAGTTCTTTGAAGGTCACACCTTATGTCTGAATATGGGTTGGCACCAATATttcgaagaaaaaaaaatgacatTGGTGTCTATGGTTACTACACAATATGTTGGCCCACACCAAGGATGCAGTCTACAGCTGCAGAAATGCATCAAAAGGGCAtgaatatacataaatatatatatgtatgacatATTAAGTGCTTGGAGGAGGACATACAGTGTTCTTGTACATTTTTATAGAAACACGACTCCAGTTTTCAGAAAAGATTCATTTGTATGCAATGAGAAACCAAATCAACTGATAAAAATAATTGCAGCGAAAGCAGAAAGACAAAGAGGGAAAGATGTCCCAAACACCTAAAACCTCACCAATGCCAAAAGTAAATATACGAGGAGAAACTGACCCTCCACTTGTCAAACAACCTTTCACAACATTGCAAATCTCCCTTTCATCTTCAACAGACCCATCAGTTATAAGGAAAACAAGAGGAATGGATTCACTAGTATCAGACAATAACTTCATTGCCTGCAATAACAAATGATAAAACCCTTCCATGTGTCAGTAAATAGTAAATGATCCAGTGATCAGAAAGCTAGAGGCTTAAAACATTAACTCATAGAATTGATCAGTCGCTTAAATGCTGATAACTGATACCTGTTTAAGGGGCTGCATGATATTTGTACCACCATCTGTAGTTAAAATATTACTACTAAGCCACTGAGTTGCTTTTAAAATTGATCCATGAGTAGCCAGCACCATTTTTGGTGAGAATAAGTGACTCTCACTATTAAAAGCAATAATGTTAAAAGAATCTTGTGGATTGAGCTTAGATAGTGATGCCAACAATGCATTCTTTACATTCTCAATTGGAAGTCCTTGCATGCTTTGACTTATGTCAACCACAAAAACCACTTCTCTTCTGAATACCTATCAAATACACCTCATGGTATAAGAATAGCCACGAtccaaaatacaaaaaaaaaaaaaaaggaatcttAAACAAGTATGTTAAGGATACTCCAGTTTAAAGCAACCTCAGAGATTTAAATGAAAAGAACCGTAGTTTAGCTTAGTTAGATCATGCAATCAAGTGGTATCCTGTAGGCCTAGGATTCGAATCTCAGCATCTACAACTCCTTCCACTATCCCTAGGCTGCGAACCTCCAAACaaaagagagagaaaggaaaagaatctACCATAATAAAAATCAGTTTTGCTTGAATTAAACTTTTTTCAATATTGCTCTATATATGTTAGGCTGAAACAGAATGCAACCTTCAGAGATGGATCTCCAGAAAAACCACATCTCTAGACCCATCTAAAAGGGGATAAAACTCCGAGAAAATGATGTTTTCATGACTGCtttaagaaaatggaaaataaagaacTTTAAACCGTTGATAAGTGAAAGTTATTTATTTTTAACTAACCCTCCTGATCTGCTTATTTCCAGGGAAAAGATACAGGCAGAACATCTCCCTTTCATCAAAATCACGCAAGGCTGGAGATTGCAGGAGAACCCCACCAAAAAGGTCACTTGAAGTAACCTATAAAAATTGAAGCAATTAACATCACATATGCATCCTTGCAATGTTATATGACCCTAAAAAATCCAAAATAACTTCAACTTAACAGTCAGTTGAAGACTAATCAGTTGTCAAAAGATCTTACAGTATAAGCAAAATCAAGGTCGGAAGTTGACCATGCTGGCACTTCTGCTTCATATACAAAACTTAGTTTACGAACCTCCCGACTTAGTTCCTACAAAGTTATAATAAAATGTCATCTTTTGTATTTCAGAAGCCAGACATTGTTATGAAATTGTCATACCTTCAGAGGGTGGCTACTACATTGGATCATAAGTTCCGTTCCAGAGCCAGAATTAACATTCAATTGTATCTTTTCTCTCTTAGGGATCTTCTTTCCAACCGGAATGACATATGTCGGAAAACTAAAAGGTACAGTGAGGCAAAACTGACTATCCTTGTAGGGCAACTTTTGTGACCAACGGACTTTAATTGAAACATAAGATCCTCCCTCAACCTAACACATATTAAAAACGTATAACTGTTTTTGAAGATAATGATAATATACGCTATATCACCCAGATTCAGATGAATATAGGATACAATCAtacaaatatatatgtattaggACCGTTCTCGTGCAGTAGGTTGTAACTTAATTTACAAAACTCATGTTGACGAGTTAAACCGAATTGGTTATCTGTCTCTTAAATTTATCAATGTCATGTATATCGTTATCATATAGATCCATAAGAATGTCTTTATTAATGTATTTAACAGTATAAAAacaaatagacattttattttacTCAAAACTTGACATATATGATTTACACTAATGGAATATGACAACTGGaaggttaaaatattaatcatacaaaAAATTTATCAAGGTGTATAAAATTACTTAAATTTTGCACCTATGTAAAGTGTTTCTCACCtcattttcaaatatataattaaaataaatatatataaatattcctATCCAAACCAATTAACCGTTGGTTATGAAGCCAAGATCGGTCTCAGTTAATTTTGCTTTGGTAATCGATTTTCTATTTTTTGGATTGAAGATCCAAAGTGTTGCATAACCTTAATATATACCGTATGAGTataattttctttttgaaattttttcataTAATTAAATGATCATACCATATTCTTATACCTGAATATGTTAAAAACAACTTTAGCTAACATGATAAATACTAATAAGTTAAGAAAAATAACGAGGACAAAAAAAGAGAGTAATTACTTGTGGAATTctgaaagtatatatatgaggGGTCAAGAAGAAACCATCTCCAGATTTGGCAACTTTTTCCATATCTTTAGAATCAGCTAATGTGACCCATTTTGAATTATAGGACGACTTCTCAGTCTCCGAGATGTCAACCTCAACACCTAGAATCGAACCCTGTTAGCCACATCATGTTTATCTTGAGAATCAAGAAACAGTGAAatgttatatcaaattaaaaaagaaattaaaaagaaaaagaaaagcaagAACCCCAAATTTGGCATTATCTAATATCTCACGGTCCCCTGTAGAAAATGCATGAATCTTCAGTCATCATATAATTTGTAGACATGAAAAGATCTGTGAATAGTTAAAAAGGCAATTGCTTTCAAAGTAGATAATAAATCCTAAATCGGTCCAcatgaagaaaaaaaaacagtTGAATTTTCAGTTTTGCCATTCCTTTTACAATTGACAACTAATAAACATTTTTTAATActaaacaaatattaaaatatttttaaaaaatgggATCAGATGTCAAATTAAAAAgattttcaattcaatccatcTTATTGAACGGGTTCAACCGATCAATTGCactaaaacatttaaatattaaataaataataaactaaatacttaataaaatacttatttaattaaataatatgatcTTTAATATAAATCTCAAATTCgaaacaataatttttttttaaaaaataattaaaatgaaagattatatttttttgcttttgcttttgcttttgtAATATTTTTCCCCTAACAAACTCTCCACTTGTAAACATAAAGTATTAAGCTATTCAAAAGCAAAAATCACATCGGTCAACTTTAATTCTTCTTTTATATCATTGTCTAATCTCACCATTTCACGctaaaaactttttttttcttactattaaaaatatttctaataatcaGCTCGTTTTCCTTCAAAAAGAAAACAGCtccttttataattaaaaaaattcaagtgGCTTAAAGAATTGCTACTATATGTTCTTTTTTTGCTCCTGAAGAACTTCAAAACTCCGGTCAGGGTGAAGGAGACAATTTATTTGAATTGAACTAAattattccttttcttttctttttttgaaaaaagTACGAATTAGTTTAGCTACCTGCTCTCCCATTGGAACAGCAACTCGGCAATCACATCTCCGACCGGCCATTATACAGTGCACGCGCCACGCGCCGCTAGCGGTAACGAACGCAGTATCCATCCAACAGTCCACCTCCATGGAAACCTCGTGCATGTGTAACGGAATCAACGCCGGCGGTTCGCACCTACCGTGCACGTACGGCTGGTAGCTAGGTACGTCCGGATTGTCCACCACAGAAGGCTCGGAAACCACCGCGTACGCCATAACCGCTGTCGGAAGATAACAACTCTCCGTCGACGATAAAGACCTCGACATTAATGCCGGCGTCGGTGAAGCTCCTTTGCCGTAGTATATTCGCTTTGATAGCATAAGTCCGCATGACACCGACGACGAGAACTCGTCGGCGATTACGCTTTTTTCGGTcattatggtgaatgaaatgaatATGCTAGTTCAGTAgcagatttttttatttttattttttgaaatgcaGTTATTTATTATATGAAGTGAAGATAGAAGCAGGAGCTTTATGGAACCTAATTATATATTGCCACGTTGGACGTGGCAGGTTGTTTATATGAGGTGTAGTAATGCCTCTACAGTAAGAAGTACTCTAAGTTTTTATAAAACCTAATAACGTCATGCCACGTAaggttggatttttttttttttggctcttAAAACTAAATCCTAGAAACATAGCTAGGGATAAAGTAACATTTTAGCCCCTGAATTTGGCATCTTTTCTACTTTGGTCCCTTAATTTTTTTAGTTCACATTAGTCttgaaattttataacttttctcaatttagtccctaaacttggaTTATATTAAGTTATGATGatgtaagactttgatattgcaCTACTTCATCACTTGATAATTttttaacttctttaaaaatgttttattaatattttctttatttttaaattttatattttttcaagTTAATATTTTACTAAAGTTACCGAATTTCGAgagtaattttaataaaaattaaagatcaaattaaaaaattcactaaatttaaagACTAAATTATGTTTCATTTCTATTACTTAGTAAGAATGTTATTGTTTAAGCAATTCAAAACCGTAAGCTCgttatcttttaatttatttaattaaaatttaaaaaactatTAAAACAGCATTATCAGCTTCAACTCGCAACTTCAAAAATATCCTTACATTAAGAATAACAATTTAActaatatttgataaattaattattttaaaaaattataataatcaacttttaatttaatcaattttattaATCATAGTTTATACAACCCTCGGGCCAAATAATTGCATTTGTTCTGTCTATGCGTAAAGATTGGGTTAAATTAATTGTAATCATTCTAATTGACCTTTGTTTATTTTCTACTAACTTTgaccttttatttaattattatttaggtCTATtaattgctcgtgtttattaaattatttaaattacaacaAATCTAATGTTAAATATTTTTCCATATATTATTATTAGACTTGTTCATGAATTGAGTTATCTGTCCAAACTTAAAGGTCAGTCCGAATTTTGAGAAGGTTTAGACAAAAATATTAAGTGCGAAAATGAGCTTAGACAAAAAATAAGGTCCATTTAAAATATGGTCGAGCTCAAACTTGAACATTCAAAGCCGAGTCCGATCCTACTGGACCgctttaagtttataatactttatactttgtaatttagaacacattaaaaataaatatttaatattactctaatgtaaacattaaaataatattaagatgattatataaaaaattcaataaataaaaaatgtacaaattattaaatattaaaataatatgttataaatatttttaaaaaaataaaaaaaaatatatgggAGAGCCTAAAATGGGCTTAGGTTAATCTTTTACAAATATGAATGAATTTAGACAAAATTTCAATCTCAAATTTCGGGCTAGACCAGGCTTggataatcataaaatatattaatatcatgctTAAGATCGACCCCAAATCCGTCCCAACCCTACCCATGAGTACTTCTAATTATTATACATTGTCCAagaccaaattttaaaataaaatttgaatcaatattaaactaataaaatattattatttaattttataaaatatataaataataatatgaaaattattttaaattttaaatgataaaTTATTGATAATTGGTAATTAAAATCTATGTGAATTACAATTATGACCAATGAGTATACAATATATTTCTTAATGCCATAAAAGgacaaaatattgaaaaaaattaTTGTACAAGTATAATTTATGGGGATCATTACGGCATGGCTCATTCATTTTCTTAGCTAATTTGTCCACTCTAAACTTCTTATTTTGGATTAACTATATTGGTAGTGTCTTAAATATTGTTAATTTTTAtctttaaattatataaaattataaaataattatttaatttttttgttatcaACAGTTAAATTACTAATGAAAATATAActtgataatttttaaaattgacttGATAACAACTTTAGCCCTCAATATTTACACATTGTGTAATATGATTTTTGTAatcttttttaattataaaattgagggttaatttttaaaagaataagaaaatatgaaaattattatctagAACTTTCGGATGTtcctatttttggtatattttcgattgaaattaattaataattttgtttTTTAGCTTTTTAGATGAGAGGTCACCAAAAACTGCAAAAAATAACAAATTAcaaaatgtgtaaatgttgagagttaaattttttaaagtcAATATTAAATTGAcacaatatataattttttagggTTAAAGTTGTTATTATGCTAATTTTTAAGAACTACCACATCATCTTCGTGTTAACCATTTAATGGTtggtgacaaaaaaaaaagacaaattgAATTAGTTGGGTGactaaaaaagaaatttactaatagtcAGGTAACTAACAATGTAGTTTATCCAAATATATTATATCATTAAAATACTTCAAGTCCTTGTACAATTCATATATTTGGAATTTAGTACCTCTATATTTATTTCAATgattttaattcatttacttttcagatttaaaatacaagtccaattgttaatattgttaaaattCTTCATTAAATTTAAGTTCATTACAACGTCTTTTTTTCTTTTGCATGACATCAAGTAagtactttatttttatttcaaatgtcACAACAacgaatttaacaaaataaattttaagatattaataattagacctagattttgaaatctaaaaatataaggattaaatttctagaaataaaattataaagattaaattcaaaatatactgaaaagtatagggatttggagtatattttaacatatattatatttattttgaaataaaaaaagatTATAAGTTGAAAATATATAATCAATTTTTTCATATAATATTGGGGTAAGGATGGAGGTAATAATTGAAAGCGTATTAAATGTGTGTATGACAAAAGTTTTAATCATTACTCTGtacaagttaaaataaataaaaaatttaaatttagactATTGTCATGATCActtatgttgttttttttttataaagataTGTGACATTATTTTAAATCTATTTGTGGAGGCTTTTTATTAAAGGGTTAATATTTAGTATATTGATAATAGAGGTGAGCACGGGCCGGGTCGTGCTGAGCTCAACTAAAAATTAAGGCACGTTTGCTAATCCAAGGCTCAATccgaaaaatgggcctaaaattttgctcaaaCCCAACctgaataaaaatgctaaaacacGGGCTCCACCCGACCGccaatattaattttatattaatttttatataatttaaaaaatataatacatcaaaatactaaaaatcaaaataaatatttctcaataaattaaaaataaaattaaaaatatatatatacttaaataacactaaggtAGATGtaatttaacaagcaaatgtctctaaaataataacaaaattaacaaatatctttaaaataataacaaaattaacaataaaataagttttatacaatatccaaataataacaacaaaatagtagcaacataatagtaaaatagtagcaaaatagggagaaaataacaagaaaataatattaaaaaaagtagctttttttttgtcctttagtggaTTCGGGTCAGGCTcaggccaaaaatgccttacctGAGGCCCGGTCCAATTTTAAAACGGGCTTCTTTTTTGTCCAAACCTATTTTTCGGGCCTAAATTTTTACTCAAACCCTCCTACATTTTCGACGGGCCTTCGGGCCAAGCCAGgtggcccggcccatgatcaagtctaattgataatatatatttttattctacAAGCAACATTAAAAAATGATTATGTctctttttcttaaaatatttggtttttaatattttactatacctaATAGAACAATTGTCAATCCCTTAATTTTGATTGTGGAGTCTAAAAACTCCACTAATAGTAAACCAAATATTTTTCCTTTATTAAACTAACCATGTATAGAATAATTGTTGATAAAAAATATGTAAAAGTATACGGGtaactattttaataaataaataatatttgttATACTATTAATAGAATTTTAACTCAACAAATAAGGCCAAaagataataaatattttataagggtatgataaaatattaaaaatataaatatttaaaataaaaatacgtaatgatttttaaaattattcgctgaataaaaaattcaaaatatttaaataatttgacacatttaattcaatttaaatgaTTACATTTTTGGTAAAGAATAattacttcttcttttttttgctatttttaaCTTATGAGTCATGAACCTAAACCTAAACCTAGACCTAAACCGAACTGGTACATTCAATTATTATCCAAATTCAATTAATAAAAAAGGCCAATGAGAATAGAATGAGATCATACACATGAGATTCTTCCCAAGAATGACGCCTGATACCATAGTTCTAAAAGAGTCAAATTTGGTTTTGGTCCCTTTATTATGCTTAAATCCTTTATTTAGTTCATAATTCATATactttattttaacataatttaatcaatctatttttaaaatattattagaaaatttaaatagttaatttaattaattatttcagttaaatactgacttaaaattttcttaaaaataagAACTATCCATTTATTAAGTCGAGTTAACTTGaggttcaaattttaaaattttcaagcctAATTTAATctatccaaaattttcataccgCTATTtgaaagtaataaatattaaaaatcatttttatattaatatttatttatcttataattaaatttaaaataaagatattttaaaattttatttaatttaaaattaggttagatcaaatttaaatttaattttttttatctaaagTCACCCTAGTCAAGTTAGGCCGATCGAGTGTGCTACTTGGCTCAAGTACATGTTTATTTTCCAAACTCATTAATGAATTTTATTATGTTGAAAGTgtgttttttaataatttttttaatattttaattaaaatagttaatattaataattatttgaattaattaataatattattata from Gossypium arboreum isolate Shixiya-1 chromosome 9, ASM2569848v2, whole genome shotgun sequence includes the following:
- the LOC108454699 gene encoding uncharacterized protein LOC108454699, whose translation is MTEKSVIADEFSSSVSCGLMLSKRIYYGKGASPTPALMSRSLSSTESCYLPTAVMAYAVVSEPSVVDNPDVPSYQPYVHGRCEPPALIPLHMHEVSMEVDCWMDTAFVTASGAWRVHCIMAGRRCDCRVAVPMGEQGSILGVEVDISETEKSSYNSKWVTLADSKDMEKVAKSGDGFFLTPHIYTFRIPQVEGGSYVSIKVRWSQKLPYKDSQFCLTVPFSFPTYVIPVGKKIPKREKIQLNVNSGSGTELMIQCSSHPLKELSREVRKLSFVYEAEVPAWSTSDLDFAYTVTSSDLFGGVLLQSPALRDFDEREMFCLYLFPGNKQIRRVFRREVVFVVDISQSMQGLPIENVKNALLASLSKLNPQDSFNIIAFNSESHLFSPKMVLATHGSILKATQWLSSNILTTDGGTNIMQPLKQAMKLLSDTSESIPLVFLITDGSVEDEREICNVVKGCLTSGGSVSPRIFTFGIGLYCNHYFLQMLAQIGRGHYDCTYNADNIELRMERLFTTASSVVLADITMNIPENLDSLELFPSRIPDLSLESPLIMSGRYKGDFPDTIKVKGRLADMSTFIMDLKVQNAKDMSFDRILTRRQIDILTCHAWLSESKELEDKVAKISLQTSFPSEYTSLILLQTESEKKVPEPMLLQEIFNKISLPKKGDSKTQKLVSLGCLGVGFGNLTATAKNIPPGANEPKSPEGTEILVNAATNCCSLVLDRCCCMCCIQTLSYMNNQCYIVLSQLCTALACCECINCCYELCECF